In Bacillus sp. Cs-700, one genomic interval encodes:
- a CDS encoding CopG family ribbon-helix-helix protein, translating into MFVSEANKKSIVVTLPQHILNEVDGIIQQEQLDRNEFISQATTMYIRERKKRQIRDAMRQGYMEMAKINLNLAAEAFLVEEEAEHTVDRLVSGV; encoded by the coding sequence ATGTTTGTGTCAGAGGCAAACAAAAAATCGATTGTTGTAACTCTCCCACAACATATTTTAAATGAGGTGGATGGTATTATTCAACAGGAACAGCTTGATCGTAACGAGTTCATATCACAGGCCACGACAATGTATATTCGCGAACGAAAGAAGCGACAAATTCGTGACGCCATGCGCCAGGGATACATGGAGATGGCTAAGATTAATTTGAACCTTGCAGCAGAAGCCTTTCTTGTTGAGGAGGAAGCAGAGCACACCGTGGACCGCTTAGTAAGCGGGGTGTAG
- the ndoA gene encoding type II toxin-antitoxin system endoribonuclease NdoA: MIVKRGDVYFADLSPVVGSEQGGVRPVLIIQNDIGNRFSPTVIVAAITAQIQKAKLPTHVEIDAKRYGFERDSVILLEQIRTIDKQRLTDKITHLDEGMMQRVQEALQISLGLIDF; encoded by the coding sequence TTGATTGTCAAACGAGGTGATGTGTATTTTGCTGACCTTTCTCCTGTTGTAGGTTCTGAACAAGGTGGCGTAAGACCCGTCTTGATTATTCAGAACGACATTGGGAATCGTTTTAGTCCTACTGTCATTGTTGCTGCAATCACTGCGCAAATTCAGAAAGCAAAGCTTCCCACACATGTCGAAATCGATGCGAAGCGCTATGGATTTGAACGTGATTCGGTTATACTGCTAGAGCAAATCCGTACTATTGATAAACAGCGTCTAACTGATAAAATCACTCACCTTGATGAGGGTATGATGCAAAGGGTACAAGAAGCTTTGCAAATCAGCCTTGGACTTATTGATTTTTGA
- the alr gene encoding alanine racemase — protein sequence MDNQVFYRGTWAEVDLDAIEENVKSYKRYVSDEVGIMAVVKANGYGHGAVAVAEKALHAGAEYLAVAILDEAISLREAGIKAPILVLGWVPPIYAKVAAVNEITLTVFQEKWLEEAFAVLDGMLLNIHLKIDTGMGRLGIKGKKEAKQIIECLNTFALFHIEGFYTHFATADEPSNSFIETQIKKFEDITSFLKENGLQPKWIHLGNSAGSLRVPERIGNLIRLGISMYGLSPSQEMKPILPFALKPAFCLYSQLVHVKKMKAGEPISYGSTYHSAEGEWIGTIPIGYADGWIRKLGKAYVLVNGERAPIVGRICMDQFMVRLPSQVEIGTKVTLIGTEGAEEITIDDIAERLETINYEIPCMIGPRVPRLFLENGEKKGVMNTILKK from the coding sequence ATGGACAATCAAGTGTTTTATCGTGGGACATGGGCTGAGGTAGACCTCGATGCTATCGAAGAGAATGTAAAGTCTTATAAACGATACGTATCGGATGAAGTTGGGATTATGGCTGTTGTGAAAGCCAACGGATATGGACATGGAGCGGTTGCAGTTGCCGAGAAGGCTTTACACGCTGGGGCTGAATATTTAGCGGTAGCGATTTTAGACGAAGCGATTTCTCTACGAGAAGCAGGCATTAAAGCTCCTATTCTTGTATTGGGGTGGGTGCCGCCTATTTATGCTAAAGTAGCGGCTGTGAATGAGATCACCCTTACTGTTTTTCAAGAAAAATGGTTAGAGGAAGCTTTTGCAGTATTGGACGGAATGTTGCTGAACATCCATCTAAAAATAGACACTGGTATGGGGCGACTTGGCATTAAAGGAAAAAAAGAAGCCAAGCAAATCATTGAGTGTTTGAATACCTTTGCGTTATTTCATATAGAAGGTTTTTATACACATTTTGCAACAGCAGATGAGCCTAGTAATTCGTTTATTGAAACGCAGATAAAGAAATTTGAAGACATCACTTCCTTTCTTAAGGAGAATGGTTTGCAACCAAAGTGGATCCATCTTGGAAATAGCGCTGGGTCATTACGTGTTCCCGAACGGATTGGCAATCTTATTCGTCTAGGCATTTCGATGTATGGGCTAAGTCCCTCTCAAGAAATGAAGCCAATACTACCTTTTGCATTAAAGCCTGCGTTTTGCCTCTATAGTCAGCTTGTGCACGTAAAGAAAATGAAGGCTGGAGAACCGATTAGCTATGGTTCTACGTATCACTCGGCTGAAGGTGAATGGATTGGAACGATTCCGATTGGATATGCTGATGGATGGATACGCAAGCTAGGTAAAGCGTATGTGCTCGTAAACGGTGAGCGTGCTCCGATCGTTGGGCGTATTTGTATGGATCAATTCATGGTTCGCTTGCCTTCGCAAGTAGAGATTGGTACCAAGGTGACACTGATAGGAACAGAGGGCGCAGAAGAAATTACAATAGATGACATTGCTGAGCGACTTGAGACGATAAACTATGAAATTCCTTGTATGATTGGACCGCGTGTTCCGAGACTTTTTCTCGAAAATGGAGAAAAAAAAGGCGTAATGAATACAATTTTAAAAAAATAG